One genomic segment of Desulfocapsa sulfexigens DSM 10523 includes these proteins:
- a CDS encoding Fic family protein yields MTDINPLQYFLSFLLFTGSETLLTTIDAGRFDSETIIRDSITIRCDLFTELESVLGFIKKHISKRYLITGKAQRDEVWEYPMEAVREIVLNMIVHRDYRAACDSTIKIHSDKIEFFNPAELPASITIESILSGTNPSVPHNKQIASIFREAGLIEKYGSGIKRVLQAIHQVKGRTPAFEYSSGFFKVTLYPMGSLNKETNTDVETTPHVTPHVTPHDTPHDTPHVVRLLRVCTEPTNREQLQIRLGIKDRKYFYKAYLNPALKSGFIEYTIPDKPSSKLQQYRLTELGRKYIGNQ; encoded by the coding sequence ATGACTGATATTAACCCACTGCAGTACTTCCTGTCGTTTCTATTATTTACCGGTTCCGAAACATTACTCACCACCATTGATGCAGGGCGTTTTGATAGTGAGACTATCATCAGGGACTCTATAACTATCCGCTGTGATCTTTTTACCGAACTGGAATCAGTGCTTGGGTTTATAAAAAAGCATATAAGCAAACGGTATTTAATCACAGGGAAGGCCCAAAGAGATGAGGTGTGGGAATATCCAATGGAAGCAGTGCGAGAGATCGTGCTGAATATGATAGTCCATCGCGACTACCGTGCTGCCTGCGACTCAACTATAAAGATTCATTCTGATAAAATCGAATTTTTCAACCCAGCCGAATTACCCGCTTCAATCACCATCGAATCCATTCTCTCCGGTACCAACCCTTCGGTACCTCATAACAAACAGATAGCCTCCATTTTTAGAGAGGCTGGATTGATAGAAAAATATGGCTCGGGAATCAAAAGAGTGTTACAGGCCATCCATCAGGTAAAAGGCAGGACTCCTGCTTTTGAGTATTCCAGTGGTTTTTTTAAGGTTACTTTATATCCTATGGGTAGCCTGAATAAGGAAACGAATACGGATGTGGAAACCACCCCCCATGTTACCCCCCATGTTACCCCCCATGACACCCCCCATGACACCCCCCATGTTGTAAGACTACTTAGAGTTTGCACTGAGCCAACAAATAGGGAACAATTACAAATACGTTTAGGAATTAAAGATCGAAAATATTTTTATAAGGCCTATCTGAATCCCGCCTTAAAAAGTGGCTTTATTGAGTACACAATACCTGACAAACCCAGCAGCAAACTGCAACAATACAGATTAACAGAACTTGGCAGGAAATATATTGGAAATCAGTAA
- a CDS encoding glycosyltransferase family 4 protein, producing MSDKDILIVQVSPSLIPVPLVRDAFIVMAAKLLSRRVVVFYRGWKEDIVSMFKKRSFIRKIFQFVYGRADVTMVLASHFKEDLVEFGWCPDSIKVTTTMYVADEILPAKDRSKKRPRFLFLGRLSHLKGIGELIDAAKLLADKNLDFEFLMVGHGDRKGVVEDYKSKIKEYNLGNRFHFTGRLEGKEKYQAFADSDIYVFPSWTEGCPTSVLEALGAGLFIISTDVGALRDIIVAGKNGKIVRCRDHHHLAETMAWACDNIEEIRNCRQKIQEDAKNHYTTEIITEQFATLYQSLVDE from the coding sequence TTGTCAGATAAAGATATCCTCATCGTCCAGGTAAGTCCGTCACTCATCCCAGTGCCCTTGGTGCGTGATGCCTTTATTGTAATGGCAGCCAAGTTACTAAGTCGCCGAGTAGTTGTTTTTTACCGCGGCTGGAAAGAAGATATCGTCAGTATGTTTAAAAAAAGATCATTTATTCGGAAAATATTCCAGTTTGTCTATGGCAGGGCGGATGTTACAATGGTACTTGCCTCTCATTTCAAGGAAGATCTGGTAGAGTTTGGATGGTGCCCTGATTCAATAAAGGTCACCACCACTATGTATGTTGCAGATGAGATCCTGCCTGCAAAAGATCGATCTAAAAAACGACCTCGCTTTTTGTTCCTTGGTCGCCTTTCTCATTTAAAGGGTATTGGCGAGCTGATTGATGCAGCCAAACTCTTGGCCGACAAAAATCTCGACTTTGAATTCCTTATGGTTGGACACGGGGATCGTAAAGGAGTCGTGGAGGACTATAAATCCAAAATCAAGGAATACAATCTCGGAAATCGTTTCCATTTCACCGGACGTTTGGAAGGGAAGGAAAAATATCAAGCCTTTGCAGACAGCGATATTTATGTATTCCCATCGTGGACGGAAGGATGCCCTACTAGTGTGCTGGAAGCACTGGGAGCTGGCCTGTTTATCATCTCAACTGATGTTGGTGCGTTGAGAGATATTATTGTTGCTGGCAAAAATGGTAAAATTGTCCGCTGCAGAGATCATCATCACTTAGCGGAAACAATGGCTTGGGCTTGTGATAATATTGAAGAGATCAGAAATTGCCGTCAAAAAATCCAAGAAGACGCTAAAAATCACTACACTACAGAAATTATTACTGAGCAGTTCGCAACGCTCTATCAGAGTTTAGTAGATGAATAA
- a CDS encoding bi-domain-containing oxidoreductase translates to MKTIEVPWPSLSSGCILVRNHYSLISAGTEGSTVKTARKGLIGKAKERPQQVKQVIDVLKTQGPVQTYRAVMKKLDAYSPLGYSCVGEVIDVAPDITEFQIGDVVACGGLSANHAEIVSVPKNLCVKVNGDVKGERSEARGDKLLKQAAYNTLGAIAMQGVRQADLRLGETCAVIGLGLLGQLSCLFLQASGIRVIGLDVDQSAVKRARENCADLAFALGETGVADSISAFTSGLGCDAVIITAATDSLGPINFAGEIARKKGKVIVSGAVPTGFDRDPYYYRKELDIRMSCSYGPGRYDINYEEKGIDYPAAYVRWTENRNMAAFQELIRTEKINLDFLTTHEFSLEDAPEAYDMVVNRSEPFLGILIKYDVKKPLKREKIPVAPVKAAGKIGLAFIGAGSYAQGSLLPNIPGNDSDIVNKGVMTSSGTTSKTVAEKFSFEFCTSDKADIFGNTEINTVFISTRHNSHAEYVLEALQTAKNVFVEKPLCLTLGELAEIENAATGDSHLMVGFNRRFAPLVQIMKDKLGSGSMSMLYRVSAGSIPADSWIQDGTIGGGRILGEVCHFIDFMSFMCGSLPKSVYSSALPDPQSLNDTVSINLEFEDGSIGTIAYFANGAKSLAKEYVEIYTSGSTGIIRDYKELEIHGSGKVFRKKLMGQDKGQKKMLGDFLGAIKDGGVPPITPDEIFAVTRATFAVLESLRRREVVLLSH, encoded by the coding sequence ATGAAAACAATCGAAGTCCCTTGGCCGTCACTCTCCTCGGGTTGTATATTGGTTCGTAACCACTACTCCCTCATAAGTGCGGGCACCGAAGGCAGTACTGTCAAAACTGCACGAAAAGGCCTTATCGGCAAAGCCAAAGAAAGACCCCAACAGGTTAAACAGGTTATCGATGTATTAAAAACCCAAGGGCCGGTACAAACGTATCGAGCTGTCATGAAAAAACTCGATGCTTACTCCCCCCTTGGTTACTCCTGTGTCGGGGAAGTCATTGATGTTGCACCTGACATAACAGAATTCCAAATTGGTGATGTAGTTGCCTGCGGTGGTTTATCCGCCAATCATGCCGAGATTGTATCTGTACCAAAAAACTTATGCGTCAAGGTAAATGGGGACGTGAAAGGTGAAAGGAGTGAGGCGCGAGGAGACAAACTGCTGAAACAAGCTGCATATAACACCCTTGGTGCCATTGCTATGCAGGGGGTTCGTCAGGCCGACCTGAGGCTTGGAGAGACATGTGCGGTTATAGGCCTTGGTTTGCTTGGCCAACTGTCGTGTTTGTTTTTGCAGGCTTCAGGGATACGGGTAATTGGTCTGGATGTTGATCAGTCTGCAGTTAAACGGGCCCGGGAAAATTGTGCCGATCTGGCCTTTGCTCTTGGAGAGACAGGTGTGGCTGATTCCATTTCGGCATTTACCAGTGGCCTTGGTTGTGATGCTGTTATTATTACTGCCGCAACAGATAGTCTAGGGCCAATCAACTTTGCCGGTGAGATTGCTAGAAAGAAGGGTAAAGTCATTGTTTCTGGTGCTGTTCCCACAGGGTTTGACCGGGATCCATATTACTATCGTAAAGAACTGGATATTCGCATGTCATGTTCCTACGGTCCTGGGCGATATGATATCAATTATGAAGAAAAAGGGATTGATTACCCTGCTGCCTATGTTCGCTGGACGGAAAATCGTAATATGGCAGCTTTTCAGGAACTCATCCGTACAGAAAAGATCAATCTGGACTTTCTAACCACCCATGAATTCTCGCTGGAGGATGCACCTGAGGCTTACGACATGGTGGTTAACCGCAGTGAGCCCTTCCTTGGAATCCTTATTAAATATGATGTGAAAAAGCCACTTAAGAGAGAAAAGATCCCTGTAGCCCCGGTAAAGGCTGCCGGGAAAATAGGATTGGCTTTTATCGGTGCAGGAAGTTACGCCCAAGGAAGCTTATTACCCAATATCCCTGGGAACGACTCTGATATTGTCAATAAAGGGGTAATGACCTCATCCGGTACCACCTCAAAAACGGTTGCAGAGAAGTTTTCCTTTGAATTCTGTACTTCTGACAAAGCAGATATCTTTGGCAATACGGAAATAAACACTGTCTTCATCTCCACCCGGCACAACAGTCATGCTGAATATGTATTGGAAGCGCTGCAAACTGCTAAAAACGTTTTCGTGGAAAAACCCCTCTGTCTGACCCTTGGAGAACTGGCTGAGATAGAAAATGCCGCAACTGGTGACAGTCACTTAATGGTAGGATTTAACCGTCGTTTTGCTCCACTTGTCCAGATCATGAAAGATAAGCTTGGCAGTGGTTCCATGTCTATGCTCTACCGGGTCAGCGCTGGTTCCATTCCCGCTGACTCCTGGATCCAGGATGGTACAATTGGTGGAGGACGAATTCTTGGCGAAGTTTGTCATTTCATTGATTTCATGTCTTTTATGTGTGGCTCTTTGCCCAAGTCTGTCTACTCCTCTGCGCTTCCCGACCCTCAAAGTTTAAACGATACCGTTAGCATTAATCTGGAATTTGAGGATGGCTCTATCGGTACTATAGCCTATTTTGCCAATGGCGCTAAATCGTTGGCGAAGGAGTATGTTGAGATATATACAAGTGGATCAACGGGGATTATTCGAGATTACAAAGAACTGGAGATTCATGGTTCCGGCAAAGTTTTCCGAAAAAAACTCATGGGACAGGATAAGGGCCAGAAGAAGATGCTTGGTGACTTCTTAGGCGCCATCAAGGATGGTGGTGTTCCACCGATTACACCTGATGAGATATTTGCTGTTACCCGTGCTACTTTTGCTGTTTTGGAATCTTTGAGACGGCGTGAAGTGGTTTTGTTGAGCCATTAA
- a CDS encoding glycosyltransferase has product MNKPDSRHKRIFIVGPTESLLTKRGNRHPALALFLVNHGHELEYLTSDFYHAEKRWFSNEEIGEAEDRAPYHLTVMKCLGYQSNISPRRIISNILLSLKFFFYLLPRLNKKTALILPSRPVEMIFAAAILRILKKNTVLLDIQDVWPDMLPPTQRIKKIAFYSYCNLLLYPSLRFINLFIHTAPSFTNWLNRYAPGKKSIFIPLGYDRARWPVDSAMKPLHNGEQIKLVCVAKLQHQIDCSPIVEAIKGDTKFHFSIVGEDGTGDRYQEITQLIEQYKINNVSITGKVAPEEVPTILQRMHIGVVPMISPSIPNKVFDYVASGIPILVLGDFDSSQFVLEHQIGWSCSFNKESVSQLLDSLTVEDIINKSKAVIQIRNSFSRDVLFEKIDDLLK; this is encoded by the coding sequence ATGAATAAACCGGATTCACGACACAAGAGGATATTCATTGTTGGCCCAACAGAATCTCTTCTAACTAAAAGAGGGAACCGTCATCCTGCTCTAGCATTATTTCTTGTCAACCATGGGCATGAATTGGAATATCTCACTTCTGATTTCTATCATGCAGAAAAACGATGGTTTAGTAACGAAGAAATAGGTGAGGCCGAGGATCGTGCACCATATCATCTGACTGTAATGAAATGCCTGGGCTACCAGTCAAATATTTCCCCACGCCGGATCATATCTAACATTCTATTGTCATTGAAGTTTTTCTTTTACCTATTACCACGTCTTAATAAAAAAACTGCTCTCATCCTTCCATCAAGACCCGTGGAAATGATTTTCGCGGCTGCAATACTAAGAATTTTAAAAAAGAATACAGTATTACTTGATATCCAGGATGTATGGCCTGACATGCTCCCGCCCACACAGCGAATCAAGAAAATAGCATTCTACTCATACTGCAATTTACTCCTTTACCCATCGCTCAGATTTATTAATTTATTTATTCATACTGCCCCATCATTTACTAACTGGCTTAACAGATATGCACCAGGGAAAAAATCAATATTCATTCCTTTAGGATACGATAGAGCACGGTGGCCTGTGGATTCTGCGATGAAGCCATTGCATAATGGAGAACAAATAAAGCTGGTTTGCGTAGCCAAATTGCAACACCAGATTGACTGTTCGCCCATTGTAGAAGCAATTAAAGGTGATACCAAATTCCATTTCAGTATTGTCGGTGAAGACGGGACGGGCGACAGGTATCAAGAGATTACTCAGCTTATTGAACAATATAAGATTAATAACGTCTCAATAACTGGTAAAGTTGCACCAGAGGAAGTTCCAACAATTCTTCAAAGGATGCATATTGGTGTTGTCCCAATGATATCACCATCTATCCCAAACAAGGTATTTGATTATGTCGCTTCTGGCATACCAATACTTGTGCTGGGTGATTTTGACAGCTCACAGTTTGTCCTAGAGCACCAAATTGGATGGTCTTGTTCTTTTAACAAGGAAAGTGTGTCTCAGCTGCTAGATTCTCTCACTGTTGAGGACATAATCAATAAAAGCAAGGCAGTCATTCAAATTAGAAATTCCTTTTCTCGTGATGTATTATTTGAAAAAATAGATGATTTACTAAAATAA